A part of uncultured Acidilobus sp. JCHS genomic DNA contains:
- a CDS encoding putative ATPase of the PP-loop superfamily implicated in cell cycle control, translating to MRRACDVCGVREAVVYQPHTKRALCLECFIEDVVKRVKREIERWSLIEPGDTVLLALSGGKDGYVLLETMVRIHKASKLIGLNIIEGIRGYNKEEDAKFLVETAKQIGVDVIVASVKDYTGLSVDEMVREARARRTNISACTYCGISRRRIMNYYARELKVDKLATAXXXXXXXX from the coding sequence ATGCGCCGCGCCTGTGACGTATGCGGTGTCAGAGAGGCCGTAGTATATCAGCCACACACTAAGAGGGCATTATGCCTTGAGTGCTTCATAGAAGACGTCGTTAAGAGGGTGAAGAGAGAAATCGAGAGGTGGTCCCTGATAGAGCCCGGGGACACCGTTTTATTGGCTCTAAGCGGGGGGAAGGACGGCTATGTGCTCCTCGAGACTATGGTCAGAATACATAAGGCCAGCAAGCTCATAGGCCTTAATATTATTGAGGGCATAAGAGGCTATAACAAGGAGGAAGACGCTAAATTCCTCGTGGAGACCGCCAAGCAGATTGGCGTTGACGTAATAGTCGCCAGCGTTAAGGACTATACAGGGTTAAGCGTAGATGAGATGGTCAGAGAGGCCAGGGCCAGGAGGACTAACATATCCGCCTGCACCTATTGCGGCATATCGAGGCGCAGGATAATGAACTATTACGCCAGGGAGCTCAAGGTTGACAAGCTTGCGACCGCCCANNNNNNNNNNNNNNNNNNNNCCTGA
- a CDS encoding putative ATPase of the PP-loop superfamily implicated in cell cycle control, translating to MYQPHTKRALCLECFVEDVVKRVKREVERWSLIEPGDTVLLALSGGKDGYVLLETMVRIHKASKLIGLNIIEGIRGYNKEEDAKFLWETARQMGVDVIVXXXXXXXAC from the coding sequence GTGTACCAGCCACATACCAAGAGGGCGTTATGCCTTGAGTGCTTCGTCGAAGACGTCGTTAAGAGGGTGAAGAGGGAAGTAGAGAGGTGGTCCCTGATAGAGCCCGGGGACACCGTTTTATTGGCTCTAAGCGGGGGGAAGGACGGCTATGTGCTCCTTGAGACCATGGTCAGGATACACAAGGCCAGCAAGCTCATAGGCCTTAACATCATTGAGGGGATAAGAGGCTATAACAAGGAGGAAGACGCTAAATTTCTCTGGGAGACAGCCAGGCAGATGGGCGTTGACGTAATAGTCNNNNNNNNNNNNNNNNNNNNAGCTTGCTGA
- a CDS encoding NUDIX domain, with protein sequence MEKGPEAAVLVLVWGRPPHVLLERKSCKVVERFSCDIAYPGGRIAPGETPVQTALREAWEEAWVKPSAVRVIGSLGVFQTMSKPVIHTEAIVGVPKGPIDPRPVDPEVDAVFWADINRIGEPTEVNHPVRGSVRGVVLGKGLVLWGLSLRITMKLKERIHEVEVLDLK encoded by the coding sequence ATGGAGAAAGGGCCTGAAGCAGCAGTCCTTGTTCTGGTCTGGGGCAGGCCGCCACATGTTCTACTGGAAAGGAAGTCCTGCAAGGTAGTTGAAAGGTTTTCCTGCGACATAGCTTACCCTGGGGGCAGAATAGCGCCAGGTGAGACGCCCGTTCAGACGGCCCTCAGGGAGGCCTGGGAGGAGGCTTGGGTTAAGCCCTCTGCAGTGAGGGTTATAGGAAGCCTAGGCGTCTTCCAGACGATGTCTAAGCCGGTAATTCATACGGAGGCAATAGTCGGCGTTCCCAAGGGACCCATTGACCCAAGGCCTGTGGATCCAGAGGTTGACGCAGTCTTCTGGGCTGACATTAACAGGATAGGGGAGCCTACAGAGGTGAATCACCCTGTAAGGGGCTCTGTAAGAGGGGTTGTACTGGGGAAGGGTCTCGTTCTTTGGGGCCTTTCACTTAGGATCACAATGAAGCTGAAGGAGAGAATTCATGAGGTAGAGGTACTTGACCTTAAGTAG